The region TCCTCCCATTGTCATCCCGACCTTGTGGAGGGATCTGATTCAGCGGTGGTTTCTAGACATCATTATTGAAAACACTACAAATGTATCAGGTCTCTCGACAAGCTCGATATGACATATGGTGTATTTGTTGGGTCAAGCAACCTGGTCAGTTTTTGTTTGCCAAACAAACAGATGATGAATTAGATTCTAGCTTCTAGATTTTAGATTTTCTTTCTCGTATAGTGCCCTTGTCGTTGTTTATTAACTATTTTATGTTCCGCAATTATTTTTCTTCTCAGTTATCCAAAGATTTAGTCGGTAAGGAAGTTACCTTGGCTGGTTGGGTGCATCGGCGTCGGGATCATGGAGAGTTGATTTTTATTGACTTGCGTGATCGTGACGGTGTTACCCAAATTGTATTTAATCCTGAAGTGAATGGTGAGGCGCATGCCTTGGCTGAAGGAGTACGTTCTGAGTACGTGCTGTCTATTACTGGTACTGTGGTTGCTCGTCCTGAAGGGTTAGCAAATAAGCATATCGCTACTGGTGAAATTGAAATTCATGTTAACCAGTTAGTAATCTTAAATACTGCCAAGACACCCCCATTTGCTATTGATGAAGAGCAAATTGCCAATGAAGAACTGCGTTTAAAATATCGTTACCTTGATCTTCGTCGAGAGCGTATGCAAAACAATCTCAAGTTGCGTCATAAGGTGATTAAGCATATTCGTGACTACTTTAGTGATCAAGGCTTCTTAGAAATTGAAACGCCGATTTTAATTAAAGGTACTCCTGAAGGCTCTCGTGAGTATTTAGTACCCAGCCGTTTACATGCTGGTAATTTTTATGTGCTTCCCCAAAGTCCTCAACAGCTCAAGCAGCTTTGTATGGTTGCTGGTCTGGAACGTTATTTCCAAATTGCTCGTTGTTTCCGGGATGAAGACCAAAGAGGTGATCGCCAGCCAGAGTTCACACAGCTTGATGAAGAATTCTCTTTTGTTACCCAAGAAGATATTATTGCTACTAATGAAAAGCTACTGATTGAACTAAGTAAAGAATTTTTACCAGAAAAGAAATTGTTACATGAACCATTTTTGCGGATGACATGGCATGAAGCTATGAGCAAATATGGTAGCGACAAACCGGATATTCGCTTTGATTTGTCGTTTATAGATGTTTCCGAGATCATGAAAAATAGTGGTTTCAAAGTATTCAGCGATACTGTCCAAAAGGGCGGAATAGTCAAAGCCATGCGTGTGCCAGGAGGGGCAAAGTTTACCCGTAAACAAATTGATGATTTGACCGAAGTTTCTAAGAGTAAAGGTGCCAAGGGGCTGGCCTATTTAGCAATGGAAGAATCTGGAGAGTTGAAATCCACCTTTCTAAAATTCTTGGATCAAAGTCAACAAGATTCACTAGTAACTGCTTTGGCATTACAAAAGGGTGATATGGCCTTTTTTACTGCTGATATGTTTTTTGTTGCCTGCGAAAGCTTGGGCCAAGTACGTCTTGCTGTAGCCAAGTTACTCAACTTACAAGATGAAAGCTTGCTTGCTTATCTATGGGTAATAGAGTTTCCTATGTTTGAACGAGATAGTGAAACAGGTAATTTACAAGCTATGCATCATCCTTTCACTAGACCATTGGCTACCGATGTTCATTTGTTGGACACAAACCCTGAGCAGGCTCGGGCAGTGGCTCATGATGTCGTGCTTAATGGTATCGAAATTGGTGGCGGTTCCATGAGAATTCATGAGCGAGATTTACAATCAAAGATTTTTTCTTTGATGAATATTAGTGAAGCTGATGCCGAGAGACGTTTTGGCCATATGCTAGAAGCTTTTTCTTATGGAGCCCCTCCTCATGGGGGTATGGCTTGGGGCTTGGATCGTCTAGTGATGCTCTTTGCCAATGAACCTAATATTCGTGAAGTGATTGCTTTTCCTAAAAATCAAACAGCCCAAGATTTAATGCTAGGAGCACCGAGTCCTGTAACTGAGCGCGAGC is a window of Candidatus Abawacabacteria bacterium DNA encoding:
- the aspS gene encoding aspartate--tRNA ligase, with the protein product MFRNYFSSQLSKDLVGKEVTLAGWVHRRRDHGELIFIDLRDRDGVTQIVFNPEVNGEAHALAEGVRSEYVLSITGTVVARPEGLANKHIATGEIEIHVNQLVILNTAKTPPFAIDEEQIANEELRLKYRYLDLRRERMQNNLKLRHKVIKHIRDYFSDQGFLEIETPILIKGTPEGSREYLVPSRLHAGNFYVLPQSPQQLKQLCMVAGLERYFQIARCFRDEDQRGDRQPEFTQLDEEFSFVTQEDIIATNEKLLIELSKEFLPEKKLLHEPFLRMTWHEAMSKYGSDKPDIRFDLSFIDVSEIMKNSGFKVFSDTVQKGGIVKAMRVPGGAKFTRKQIDDLTEVSKSKGAKGLAYLAMEESGELKSTFLKFLDQSQQDSLVTALALQKGDMAFFTADMFFVACESLGQVRLAVAKLLNLQDESLLAYLWVIEFPMFERDSETGNLQAMHHPFTRPLATDVHLLDTNPEQARAVAHDVVLNGIEIGGGSMRIHERDLQSKIFSLMNISEADAERRFGHMLEAFSYGAPPHGGMAWGLDRLVMLFANEPNIREVIAFPKNQTAQDLMLGAPSPVTERELREANIQVSLPQK